A region from the Thalassophryne amazonica chromosome 2, fThaAma1.1, whole genome shotgun sequence genome encodes:
- the chrna5 gene encoding neuronal acetylcholine receptor subunit alpha-5 produces MLRARGAATSLVLLPLCCCLVCHSLRIPNLSTYAKAEDKLFKYLFQDYQKWVRPVQYLNQTICVKFGLAISQLVDVDEKNQLMTTNVWMKQEWVDMKLRWNPADYKGITTIRIPSDRIWLPDVVLYDNADGRFEGTVTKAVVKYDGTILWTPPANYKSACTIDVTFFPFDLQNCSMKFGSWTYDGSQVDIILEDFHVDKQDYFDNGEWEIVKATGSRGLRTDSSATYPTITYYFIIRRLPLFYTLFLIIPCIGLSFLTILVFYLPSNGAEKISLCTSVLVSLTIFLLVIEEIIPSSSKAIPLIGEYLVFTMMFVTLSIIVTVFAINIHHRSSSTHHNMAPWVKRIFLHSLPKLLCMRSHVDRYGTSGITTTKGGTVVGSGVMKDTELASLPYTRHNLQAALDSIRYITMHVVKENDVREVVQDWKFVAQVLDRVFLWAFLLVSVLGAAILFIPVIHKWASIIVPASSF; encoded by the exons GGATTCCAAACCTCTCCACCTATGCAAAAGCAGAAGACAAACTGTTTAAATACCTTTTTCAAGACTACCAGAAATGGGTTCGTCCAGTGCAATACCTAAACCAGACAATCTGCGTGAAATTCGGACTGGCAATCTCACAGTTAGTTGATGTG GATGAGAAAAACCAGCTGATGACTACCAACGTGTGGATGAAACAG GAGTGGGTTGACATGAAACTCAGATGGAACCCTGCTGACTATAAGGGCATCACAACTATCCGAATTCCATCTGACAGGATCTGGCTCCCTGATGTTGTCCTGTATGATAA CGCCGACGGTCGTTTTGAAGGCACTGTCACCAAGGCTGTTGTTAAATATGATGGAACAATATTGTGGACACCACCAGCTAATTACAAATCGGCCTGCACCATTGATGTCACCTTCTTCCCATTTGACCTCCAGAACTGTTCAATGAAGTTTGGCTCATGGACATATGATGGCTCCCAG GTGGACATTATTCTGGAGGACTTCCATGTAGATAAGCAGGACTACTTTGACAATGGTGAATGGGAGATAGTGAAGGCTACAGGCAGTCGTGGTCTGAGGACGGACAGCAGTGCTACCTATCCCACCATCACCTATTACTTCATTATCCGCAGATTACCTCTTTTCTACACACTCTTCCTCATCATCCCCTGTATCGGCCTGTCCTTCCTCACCATCCTTGTCTTTTATTTGCCTTCCAATGGCGCAGAGAAGATCTCCCTCTGCACCTCAGTACTAGTGTCACTCACCATTTTTCTCCTGGTCATTGAAGAGATCATCCCATCTTCATCAAAGGCCATCCCTCTAATTGGGGAGTACCTCGTCTTCACCATGATGTTCGTCACGCTCTCCATCATTGTGACTGTCTTCGCTATCAATATCCACCACCGCTCCTCCTCCACGCATCACAACATGGCTCCCTGGGTGAAAAGGATTTTCCTGCACAGTTTACCTAAGCTTTTGTGCATGCGCAGCCATGTGGACCGTTATGGCACTTCTGGAATAACAACAACCAAAGGAGGAACCGTAGTAGGATCAGGTGTGATGAAGGACACAGAGCTGGCATCCCTCCCCTACACAAGACATAACCTACAAGCAGCTTTGGATTCTATTCGCTACATAACCATGCATGTGGTTAAAGAAAATGACGTCAGAGAG GTGGTGCAAGACTGGAAGTTTGTAGCCCAAGTCCTTGATCGAGTGTTTCTGTGGGCCTTCCTCCTCGTGTCAGTTCTGGGTGCTGCTATTCTCTTCATCCCAGTCATTCACAAATGGGCCAGCATCATCGTCCCTGCAAGCAGCTTCTAA